The following are from one region of the Nitrospirota bacterium genome:
- a CDS encoding DMT family transporter, translating into MPSLYIVAAILIWSSLGLIVRLAGVEVHILIFYSTCFSLIFQSLMFTGRHYRKAFPPLSKIPYIFLLSVCLLLNTFTFLFAYSKTSIANAVLTHYIAPVIVAFLAVLFLGERITRKVIISIILASTGLWIMLGGATIMECLRNVFSHGLHLTPDLIGIISGLVSGVVYAVLVILVRVFTQKFNPYVLVFIQNFFMALILLPFISSFPVEKMWIFALMGILHSTAAPFLYYKGLSSVQANRAAVLGYLEPVGAIIFSMIFLSEFPPMNAYIGGGLILLSGYLTVKAG; encoded by the coding sequence ATGCCATCCCTGTATATTGTAGCAGCCATTCTGATCTGGAGCTCCCTTGGCTTGATAGTAAGGTTGGCAGGAGTGGAAGTCCATATCCTCATCTTCTACTCCACCTGTTTTTCCCTTATTTTTCAGAGTCTTATGTTTACAGGCAGACATTACAGAAAGGCATTCCCTCCTTTAAGTAAGATACCCTACATATTTCTGCTGAGCGTCTGCCTCCTGCTGAACACCTTTACATTCCTGTTTGCCTACTCAAAAACTTCGATAGCAAACGCTGTATTAACCCATTACATTGCCCCTGTAATAGTCGCATTTCTTGCAGTCCTGTTTCTTGGTGAACGGATAACCAGGAAGGTTATTATATCCATAATCCTTGCCTCAACAGGCCTCTGGATAATGCTTGGCGGTGCCACCATAATGGAGTGTCTCAGGAATGTCTTTTCACATGGCCTCCACCTCACCCCCGACCTTATAGGAATAATTTCAGGGCTTGTATCAGGAGTTGTCTACGCCGTACTCGTCATACTCGTCAGGGTCTTTACCCAGAAGTTCAACCCCTATGTGCTCGTATTTATTCAGAATTTTTTCATGGCCCTGATATTGCTGCCATTTATAAGCTCATTCCCGGTAGAGAAGATGTGGATATTTGCACTTATGGGCATATTGCATTCAACCGCAGCCCCTTTTCTCTATTACAAGGGATTGAGTTCAGTGCAGGCAAACAGGGCGGCAGTGCTTGGTTATCTTGAACCGGTTGGTGCTATAATCTTCAGTATGATCTTTCTATCTGAATTCCCCCCCATGAATGCTTACATAGGCGGAGGGCTTATACTTCTGTCAGGATATTTAACGGTTAAGGCGGGTTAA